A portion of the Oncorhynchus gorbuscha isolate QuinsamMale2020 ecotype Even-year linkage group LG19, OgorEven_v1.0, whole genome shotgun sequence genome contains these proteins:
- the LOC124006292 gene encoding synergin gamma-like isoform X4, with product MALRPGSGGGGSFIYPIGGGLGPPQGMMPIQQQQQQQGFPGMVQVQMQPNMQGMMGMNFGVQMPPGAMPMQGGMTMGMQAPGMQFMGQPQFMGMRGPGPQYTADMQKQMAEEHQKRLEQQQRMLEEDRKRRQFEEQKQKLRLLSSVKPKGQMGASRDDALEAIKGNLDGFSRDAKMHPTPSSHPKKPDSSPSHSSVTSHSPPPAFDDDEFSDFMQGPVDASSSFPSSSSLFPSSSQVHPQSLDPGRSQRPSFPPSSQAHPQSLDPGPGQRSSSQSLPASVSIPTATQHSTGNSSSQSAFQGPSLEEKLFSSCDLTAEKKAQVSFKSQRTLAPYRATVSAQFHSSTKARNWAEAPGDLSSAFTIETPQPEAPAQGPTAPSPQADIPPPQTSSDGAGVGGYPQPMVPGWLYNDSLIPEMFKKVLQFTMTPGGIDTAKLYPILMSSGLPREALGQIWASANRTTPGMLTKEELYTVLALIGVAQSGLPAMNVEILSQFPSPPVPNLPALAMAMAPVMPQQHQHQQPMMTQTPVPVSMAMPTPAPAVMGRAPPGAPLPSAQLPTNFITNFPHLQGKADEDDFQDFQEAPRAGGGDQSFTEFQGESGQTFPTNTPSLHQNSAPAILTPVSGSSSSSSDKYAVFKQLSVEQPPEPSQPASDFGGDKYSVFRQLEPPGDRKPVGEGFADFKSVSVDDGFTDFKTSDSISPLDPPDQAKMFQPAFPPAFPNSQSLPQLQNQLHLHQQQQPAVSLSQPKNPLNMADLDLFSSMAPSAPTPAETKPSPFPSVPPSLVLPPGGAKPPGGGAEDFGNFALFGPASSSEAVPIGTALGGGVAASQDDFADFMAFGSSGGEAKGEGLRSGEGRAEGRGETTIAPQLPQQGSDKYDVFKQLSLEGGSAYDDNKESAGGSFSSLRSEADDFADFQSSKFCTALGASEKSLVDKVSAFNHGGKEDSASVKSLDLPSIGGSSVGKEDSEDALSVQLDMKLSDMGGDLKHVMSDSSLDLPGLSAHQPPASEGDNVKFNPFGTPAVSSVASYDWSEREECLCAQDQTKKHLGLDGVGVSSSLPSDVVHRKETSFGSTENIPITHIAQTKITTFSTEDSVSTDSKFEAFADFGSCEPEGLGGDENDDFGDFASTVSAKSDFPAAVAEPGSEGNLNEASDEFRAFQGDKAKFGKSDFLKASSQTKVKSSEEMIKSELATFDLSVQGSHKRSHSLGEKEIGRSPPSPAPEQPFRDRSSTLSEKKLALPVIRDKYKDLTGEVEESERYAYEWQRCLESAVQVIIKANNTLNSISCSTVCTEVIQSAQGMDYLLGVVEVYRVTKRVELGIKATAVCSEKLQQLLKDISRVWNNLMGFMSLANLAPDESSLDFSSCILRHGIKNAKELACGVCLLNVDSRSKALAKDHDKRLRAFNSETDNFKLPYGGHQYHASCANFWINCVEPKPPGLILPDLL from the exons TTTTATTTATCCTATTGGAGGGGGCCTGGGACCGCCACAAG GCATGATGCCcatacagcagcagcaacaacagcagggTTTCCCTGGTATGGTCCAAGTCCAAATGCAGCCCAACATGCAAGGGATGATGGGAATGAACTTCGGAGTCCAGATGCCTCCTGGTGCCATGCCTAtgcag GGTGGGATGACCATGGGGATGCAGGCCCCTGGGATGCAGTTCATGGGCCAGCCGCAGTTCATGGGCATGAGGGGCCCCGGGCCCCAGTACACTGCCGACATGCAGAAACAGATGGCTGAGGAACAcca gaagcgtctggagcagcagcagcggatgctggaggaggacaggaagaggaggcagTTTGAGGAGCAGAAACAGAAGCTGAGGCTGCTGAGCAGCGTCAAACCCAAG GGACAGATGGGGGCGAGTCGGGACGACGCGCTGGAGGCCATCAAAGGCAACCTGGACGGGTTCAGCAGAGATGCCAAGATGCACCCCACGCCATCCTCACACCCCAAGAAGCCAG ACTCATCGCCATCTCACTCTTCTGtcacctctcactctccccccccTGCTTTTGATGATGACGAGTTTAGTGACTTTATGCAGGGGCCCGTAGatgcctcttcctccttcccttcctcctcctccctcttcccctcctcctcccaggtccatCCCCAGTCTTTAGACCCAGGTCGTAGTCAGAGACCCtccttccccccctcctcccaggcCCATCCCCAGTCTTTAGACCCAGGTCCTGGTCAGAGATCCTCCTCCCagtccctccctgcctctgtgtCCATTCCTACTGCCACCCAACACTCTACTGGAAACTCCAGCTCTCAATCTGCATTTCAAG GCCCGTCCCTGGAAGAGAAACTGTTCTCCTCGTGTGATTTAACGGCTGAAAAGAAGGCCCAGGTTAGCTTTAAGTCCCAGAGGACCCTGGCCCCTTACAGAGCTACAGTCTCGGCCCAGTTTCACTCCAGCACCAAGGCCCGGAACTGGGCTGAGGCTCCTGGGGACCTGAGTTCTGCCTTCACTATAGAAACACCACAACCAGAGGCACCAGCACAGGGGCCCACAGCCCCCTCACCGCAAGCCGACATCCCTCCTCCCCAAACCAGTAGTGACGGTG CAGGTGTTGGTGGGTACCCTCAGCCCATGGTACCAGGCTGGCTCTACAACGACAGCCTCATCCCAG AGATGTTCAAAAAGGTCCTGCAGTTCACCATGACTCCGGGGGGCATCGACACAGCCAAGCTGTACCCCATCCTGATGTCCTCAGGCCTGCCCAGGGAAGCACTGGGCCAGATCTGGGCCTCAGCCAATCGCACCACACCTGGCATGCTGACCAAGGAGGAGCTCTACACGGTCCTGGCTCTGATTGGTGTGGCACAG AGTGGTCTTCCAGCCATGAATGTGGAGATCCTGAGCCAGTTCCCCTCTCCCCCGGTGCCCAACCTGCCTGCCCTGGCTATGGCCATGGCCCCTGTCATGCCCCAGCAGCACCAACACCAGCAGCCCATGATGACTCAGACCCCCGTCCCCGTGTCCATGGCCATGCCTACCCCAGCACCAGCGGTCATGGGCAGGGCTCCTCCTGGAGCTCCTCTACCCTCTGCCCAACTTCCCACCAACTTCATCACCAACTTCCCACATTTGCAG GGGAAAGCAGACGAGGATGACTTCCAGGACTTCCAGGAGGCCCCCAGGGCAGGAGGAGGGGACCAGTCCTTCACTGAATTCCAGGGGGAGTCAGGGCAAACCTTCCCCACCAACACACCTTCTCTGCACCagaacag tgcTCCTGCCATTCTGACTCCGGTCTCTGGCTCCTCCTCGTCATCTTCTGATAAGTATGCTGTCTTCAAGCAGCTCTCGGTGGAGCAGCCTCCAGAGCCCTCTCAGCCTGCCTCAG ATTTTGGCGGAGACAAATACAGTGTGTTCCGACAGCTAGAGCCACCAGGTGACAGGAAGCCAGTAG GGGAAGGATTTGCCGATTTCAAGTCTGTCAGCGTGGATGATGGCTTCACAGACTTTAAAACCTCCGACAGCATCTCTCCACTAGACCCTCCAGACCAGGCCAAGATGTTTCAGCCAGCCTTCCCTCCTGCTTTCCCTAACTCTCAGTCTCTACCGCAACTACAAAATCAGCTACAtctacatcaacaacaacaaccagcagtctctctctctcagcctaaaAACCCTCTCAACATGGCTGACCTGGATCTCTTCTCCTCTATGGCTCCTTCAGCCCCCACCCCTGCTGAGACCAAGCCCAGTCCCTTCCCCTCTGTGCCCCCCTCCCTAGTGCTCCCACCAGGTGGGGCTAAGCCCCCTGGGGGAGGGGCTGAGGACTTTGGCAACTTTGCCCTCTTTGGCCCCGCCTCGTCTTCTGAGGCTGTTCCTATTGGCACTGCTCTGGGAGGGGGCGTGGCAGCATCTCAGGATGACTTTGCAGACTTCATGGCTTTCGGCAGTTCTGGAGGGGAGGCCAAGGGTGAGGGGTTGAGGTCTGGAGAGGGCagggcagaggggagaggagagaccaccaTCGCTCCACAGCTGCCCCAGCAGGGCTCTGACAAGTACGACGTGTTCAAGCAGCTGTCTCTGGAGGGAGGCTCGGCGTACGACGACAACAAGGAGAGTGCCGGCGGCTCGTTCTCGTCACTCAGGAGCGAAGCAGACGACTTTGCCGACTTCCAGTCATCCAAGTTCTGCACGGCGCTGGGGGCCTCGGAGAAGAGCCTGGTGGATAAGGTGTCAGCCTTCAATCACGGCGGCAAGGAGGACTCGGCTTCAGTTAAGTCCCTAGACCTCCCATCCATCGGGGGCAGCAGCGTGGGCAAAGAGGACTCTGAGGACGCTCTGTCAGTGCAGCTGGACATGAAGCTGTCGGACATGGGTGGAGACCTGAAGCACGTGATGTCAGACAGCTCTCTGGACCTGCCGGGTCTCTCGGCCCACCAACCCCCCGCCTCAG AAGGAGACAACGTAAAGTTTAACCCCTTCGGAACGCCAGCAGTCAGCAGCGTGGCCAGCTATGATTGGTCAGAAAGAGAGGAATGCCTGTGCGCTCAGGATCAGACCAAGAAGCATCTGGGCCTGGACGGTGTTggtgtttcctcctctctcccctcagacgTAGTCCACAGGAAGGAGACGTCGTTCGGCAGCACAGAGAACATCCCCATCACACACATCGCCCAGACTAAGATCACCACCTTCTCAACAGAGGATAGTGTGTCGACCGACAGCAAGTTTGAGGCCTTCGCTGACTTTGGCTCATGTGAGCCGGAAGGTTTGGGTGGGGATGAGAATGATGACTTTGGGGACTTTGCCAGCACGGTGTCAGCGAAGTCAGACTTCCCCGCGGCAGTGGCCGAGCCGGGCTCCGAGGGGAACCTGAACGAGGCCTCGGATGAGTTCAGGGCCTTTCAGGGGGACAAGGCCAAGTTTGGGAAATCTGACTTTTTGAAGGCCAGCTCTCAAACCAAGGTCAAGTCCAGTGAAGAGATGATCAAGAGCGAACTGGCCACCTTTGACCTCTCTGTACAAG GCTCCCACAAGCGTAGCCACAGTTTGGGGGAGAAGGAGATTGGACGCTCGCCCCCCTCCCCGGCCCCGGAGCAGCCCTTCAGAGACCGCTCCAGCACCCTGAGTGAGAAGAAGCTTGCCCTGCCCGTCATCAGAGACAAGTACAAGGAcctgactggggaggtggag GAGAGTGAGCGCTATGCATATGAGTGGCAGAGGTGTCTGGAGAGTGCTGTACAG gtCATCATTAAAGCCAACAACACCCTAAACAGCATCAGCTGCTCTACTGTTTGCACTGAGGTCATCCAGTCTGCTCAGGGCATGGATTACCTACtgg GTGTGGTGGAGGTGTACCGCGTGACCAAGCGTGTGGAGCTGGGTATCAAGGCCACAGCCGTGTGTTCCGAGAAGCTGCAGCAGCTGCTGAAGGACATCAGCCGCGTCTGGAACAACCTCATGGGCTTCATGTCCCTGGCCAACCTGGCG cCTGATGAGAGCTCGCTGGACTTTTCCTCCTGTATCCTGAGACACGGCATCAAGAACGCCAAGGAGCTGGCCTGTGGGGTGTGCCTGCTCAACGTGGACTCACGCAGCAag GCACTGGCTAAAGACCATGACAAGAGGTTAAGG GCTTTCAACTCAGAGACGGACAACTTCAAGCTGCCGTACGGGGGCCACCAGTACCACGCCAGCTGTGCCAATTTCTGGATTAACTGCGTGGAGCCCAAACCGCCGGGCCTCATTCTGCCCGACCTGCTCTGA
- the LOC124006292 gene encoding synergin gamma-like isoform X9, which translates to MALRPGSGGGGSFIYPIGGGLGPPQGMMPIQQQQQQQGFPGMVQVQMQPNMQGMMGMNFGVQMPPGAMPMQGGMTMGMQAPGMQFMGQPQFMGMRGPGPQYTADMQKQMAEEHQKRLEQQQRMLEEDRKRRQFEEQKQKLRLLSSVKPKGQMGASRDDALEAIKGNLDGFSRDAKMHPTPSSHPKKPGVGGYPQPMVPGWLYNDSLIPEMFKKVLQFTMTPGGIDTAKLYPILMSSGLPREALGQIWASANRTTPGMLTKEELYTVLALIGVAQSGLPAMNVEILSQFPSPPVPNLPALAMAMAPVMPQQHQHQQPMMTQTPVPVSMAMPTPAPAVMGRAPPGAPLPSAQLPTNFITNFPHLQGKADEDDFQDFQEAPRAGGGDQSFTEFQGESGQTFPTNTPSLHQNSAPAILTPVSGSSSSSSDKYAVFKQLSVEQPPEPSQPASDFGGDKYSVFRQLEPPGDRKPVGEGFADFKSVSVDDGFTDFKTSDSISPLDPPDQAKMFQPAFPPAFPNSQSLPQLQNQLHLHQQQQPAVSLSQPKNPLNMADLDLFSSMAPSAPTPAETKPSPFPSVPPSLVLPPGGAKPPGGGAEDFGNFALFGPASSSEAVPIGTALGGGVAASQDDFADFMAFGSSGGEAKGEGLRSGEGRAEGRGETTIAPQLPQQGSDKYDVFKQLSLEGGSAYDDNKESAGGSFSSLRSEADDFADFQSSKFCTALGASEKSLVDKVSAFNHGGKEDSASVKSLDLPSIGGSSVGKEDSEDALSVQLDMKLSDMGGDLKHVMSDSSLDLPGLSAHQPPASEGDNVKFNPFGTPAVSSVASYDWSEREECLCAQDQTKKHLGLDGVGVSSSLPSDVVHRKETSFGSTENIPITHIAQTKITTFSTEDSVSTDSKFEAFADFGSCEPEGLGGDENDDFGDFASTVSAKSDFPAAVAEPGSEGNLNEASDEFRAFQGDKAKFGKSDFLKASSQTKVKSSEEMIKSELATFDLSVQGSHKRSHSLGEKEIGRSPPSPAPEQPFRDRSSTLSEKKLALPVIRDKYKDLTGEVEESERYAYEWQRCLESAVQVIIKANNTLNSISCSTVCTEVIQSAQGMDYLLGVVEVYRVTKRVELGIKATAVCSEKLQQLLKDISRVWNNLMGFMSLANLAPDESSLDFSSCILRHGIKNAKELACGVCLLNVDSRSKSKEETTIGRLFKRALAKDHDKRLRAFNSETDNFKLPYGGHQYHASCANFWINCVEPKPPGLILPDLL; encoded by the exons TTTTATTTATCCTATTGGAGGGGGCCTGGGACCGCCACAAG GCATGATGCCcatacagcagcagcaacaacagcagggTTTCCCTGGTATGGTCCAAGTCCAAATGCAGCCCAACATGCAAGGGATGATGGGAATGAACTTCGGAGTCCAGATGCCTCCTGGTGCCATGCCTAtgcag GGTGGGATGACCATGGGGATGCAGGCCCCTGGGATGCAGTTCATGGGCCAGCCGCAGTTCATGGGCATGAGGGGCCCCGGGCCCCAGTACACTGCCGACATGCAGAAACAGATGGCTGAGGAACAcca gaagcgtctggagcagcagcagcggatgctggaggaggacaggaagaggaggcagTTTGAGGAGCAGAAACAGAAGCTGAGGCTGCTGAGCAGCGTCAAACCCAAG GGACAGATGGGGGCGAGTCGGGACGACGCGCTGGAGGCCATCAAAGGCAACCTGGACGGGTTCAGCAGAGATGCCAAGATGCACCCCACGCCATCCTCACACCCCAAGAAGCCAG GTGTTGGTGGGTACCCTCAGCCCATGGTACCAGGCTGGCTCTACAACGACAGCCTCATCCCAG AGATGTTCAAAAAGGTCCTGCAGTTCACCATGACTCCGGGGGGCATCGACACAGCCAAGCTGTACCCCATCCTGATGTCCTCAGGCCTGCCCAGGGAAGCACTGGGCCAGATCTGGGCCTCAGCCAATCGCACCACACCTGGCATGCTGACCAAGGAGGAGCTCTACACGGTCCTGGCTCTGATTGGTGTGGCACAG AGTGGTCTTCCAGCCATGAATGTGGAGATCCTGAGCCAGTTCCCCTCTCCCCCGGTGCCCAACCTGCCTGCCCTGGCTATGGCCATGGCCCCTGTCATGCCCCAGCAGCACCAACACCAGCAGCCCATGATGACTCAGACCCCCGTCCCCGTGTCCATGGCCATGCCTACCCCAGCACCAGCGGTCATGGGCAGGGCTCCTCCTGGAGCTCCTCTACCCTCTGCCCAACTTCCCACCAACTTCATCACCAACTTCCCACATTTGCAG GGGAAAGCAGACGAGGATGACTTCCAGGACTTCCAGGAGGCCCCCAGGGCAGGAGGAGGGGACCAGTCCTTCACTGAATTCCAGGGGGAGTCAGGGCAAACCTTCCCCACCAACACACCTTCTCTGCACCagaacag tgcTCCTGCCATTCTGACTCCGGTCTCTGGCTCCTCCTCGTCATCTTCTGATAAGTATGCTGTCTTCAAGCAGCTCTCGGTGGAGCAGCCTCCAGAGCCCTCTCAGCCTGCCTCAG ATTTTGGCGGAGACAAATACAGTGTGTTCCGACAGCTAGAGCCACCAGGTGACAGGAAGCCAGTAG GGGAAGGATTTGCCGATTTCAAGTCTGTCAGCGTGGATGATGGCTTCACAGACTTTAAAACCTCCGACAGCATCTCTCCACTAGACCCTCCAGACCAGGCCAAGATGTTTCAGCCAGCCTTCCCTCCTGCTTTCCCTAACTCTCAGTCTCTACCGCAACTACAAAATCAGCTACAtctacatcaacaacaacaaccagcagtctctctctctcagcctaaaAACCCTCTCAACATGGCTGACCTGGATCTCTTCTCCTCTATGGCTCCTTCAGCCCCCACCCCTGCTGAGACCAAGCCCAGTCCCTTCCCCTCTGTGCCCCCCTCCCTAGTGCTCCCACCAGGTGGGGCTAAGCCCCCTGGGGGAGGGGCTGAGGACTTTGGCAACTTTGCCCTCTTTGGCCCCGCCTCGTCTTCTGAGGCTGTTCCTATTGGCACTGCTCTGGGAGGGGGCGTGGCAGCATCTCAGGATGACTTTGCAGACTTCATGGCTTTCGGCAGTTCTGGAGGGGAGGCCAAGGGTGAGGGGTTGAGGTCTGGAGAGGGCagggcagaggggagaggagagaccaccaTCGCTCCACAGCTGCCCCAGCAGGGCTCTGACAAGTACGACGTGTTCAAGCAGCTGTCTCTGGAGGGAGGCTCGGCGTACGACGACAACAAGGAGAGTGCCGGCGGCTCGTTCTCGTCACTCAGGAGCGAAGCAGACGACTTTGCCGACTTCCAGTCATCCAAGTTCTGCACGGCGCTGGGGGCCTCGGAGAAGAGCCTGGTGGATAAGGTGTCAGCCTTCAATCACGGCGGCAAGGAGGACTCGGCTTCAGTTAAGTCCCTAGACCTCCCATCCATCGGGGGCAGCAGCGTGGGCAAAGAGGACTCTGAGGACGCTCTGTCAGTGCAGCTGGACATGAAGCTGTCGGACATGGGTGGAGACCTGAAGCACGTGATGTCAGACAGCTCTCTGGACCTGCCGGGTCTCTCGGCCCACCAACCCCCCGCCTCAG AAGGAGACAACGTAAAGTTTAACCCCTTCGGAACGCCAGCAGTCAGCAGCGTGGCCAGCTATGATTGGTCAGAAAGAGAGGAATGCCTGTGCGCTCAGGATCAGACCAAGAAGCATCTGGGCCTGGACGGTGTTggtgtttcctcctctctcccctcagacgTAGTCCACAGGAAGGAGACGTCGTTCGGCAGCACAGAGAACATCCCCATCACACACATCGCCCAGACTAAGATCACCACCTTCTCAACAGAGGATAGTGTGTCGACCGACAGCAAGTTTGAGGCCTTCGCTGACTTTGGCTCATGTGAGCCGGAAGGTTTGGGTGGGGATGAGAATGATGACTTTGGGGACTTTGCCAGCACGGTGTCAGCGAAGTCAGACTTCCCCGCGGCAGTGGCCGAGCCGGGCTCCGAGGGGAACCTGAACGAGGCCTCGGATGAGTTCAGGGCCTTTCAGGGGGACAAGGCCAAGTTTGGGAAATCTGACTTTTTGAAGGCCAGCTCTCAAACCAAGGTCAAGTCCAGTGAAGAGATGATCAAGAGCGAACTGGCCACCTTTGACCTCTCTGTACAAG GCTCCCACAAGCGTAGCCACAGTTTGGGGGAGAAGGAGATTGGACGCTCGCCCCCCTCCCCGGCCCCGGAGCAGCCCTTCAGAGACCGCTCCAGCACCCTGAGTGAGAAGAAGCTTGCCCTGCCCGTCATCAGAGACAAGTACAAGGAcctgactggggaggtggag GAGAGTGAGCGCTATGCATATGAGTGGCAGAGGTGTCTGGAGAGTGCTGTACAG gtCATCATTAAAGCCAACAACACCCTAAACAGCATCAGCTGCTCTACTGTTTGCACTGAGGTCATCCAGTCTGCTCAGGGCATGGATTACCTACtgg GTGTGGTGGAGGTGTACCGCGTGACCAAGCGTGTGGAGCTGGGTATCAAGGCCACAGCCGTGTGTTCCGAGAAGCTGCAGCAGCTGCTGAAGGACATCAGCCGCGTCTGGAACAACCTCATGGGCTTCATGTCCCTGGCCAACCTGGCG cCTGATGAGAGCTCGCTGGACTTTTCCTCCTGTATCCTGAGACACGGCATCAAGAACGCCAAGGAGCTGGCCTGTGGGGTGTGCCTGCTCAACGTGGACTCACGCAGCAag AGCAAAGAAGAGACAACTATTGGACGTCTGTTTAAAAGA GCACTGGCTAAAGACCATGACAAGAGGTTAAGG GCTTTCAACTCAGAGACGGACAACTTCAAGCTGCCGTACGGGGGCCACCAGTACCACGCCAGCTGTGCCAATTTCTGGATTAACTGCGTGGAGCCCAAACCGCCGGGCCTCATTCTGCCCGACCTGCTCTGA